In Enterobacter sp. 638, a single window of DNA contains:
- a CDS encoding histidine ABC transporter permease HisQ — protein sequence MLYGFSGVILQGALVTLELALSSVVLAVLIGLVGAGAKLSSNRILALVFEAYTTLIRGVPDLVLMLLIFYGLQIALNSVTDAIGMSQIDIDPMVAGIITLGFIYGAYFTETFRGAYMAVPRGHIEAATAFGFTASQIFRRIMFPAMMRFALPGIGNNWQVILKATALVSLLGLEDVVKATQLAGKSTWEPFYFAVVCGLIYLVFTTVSNGVLLLLERRYSVGVKRADL from the coding sequence ATGCTGTACGGATTTTCTGGCGTTATTTTACAAGGCGCGCTTGTTACCCTCGAACTGGCCCTCAGTTCTGTGGTGCTGGCAGTGCTGATAGGCCTGGTGGGTGCGGGAGCGAAACTTTCGAGCAATCGAATTCTGGCATTGGTTTTTGAAGCCTATACCACGCTGATTCGCGGCGTACCCGACCTGGTGTTGATGTTATTGATTTTCTACGGTCTGCAAATTGCGCTCAACAGCGTGACGGATGCTATCGGTATGTCGCAAATTGATATTGACCCGATGGTGGCCGGTATCATTACGCTGGGCTTTATTTACGGCGCGTACTTCACCGAGACGTTCCGCGGTGCATATATGGCCGTCCCGAGAGGGCACATCGAAGCGGCGACCGCGTTTGGCTTTACCGCGTCGCAAATCTTCCGTCGAATTATGTTCCCGGCCATGATGCGCTTTGCCTTACCGGGCATTGGCAACAACTGGCAGGTTATCCTCAAAGCGACGGCGCTGGTTTCACTGCTGGGTCTGGAAGATGTGGTCAAAGCTACTCAGCTTGCTGGCAAAAGTACCTGGGAACCATTCTACTTTGCTGTCGTATGCGGATTGATTTATCTGGTATTTACCACCGTCTCCAATGGCGTGCTGCTTCTACTCGAACGTCGCTACTCCGTGGGTGTGAAGAGGGCTGACCTGTGA
- the hisJ gene encoding histidine ABC transporter substrate-binding protein HisJ has translation MKKLVLSLSLVLAFSSATAAFAALPQKVRIGTDPTYAPFESKNSKGELVGFDIDLANELCKRIKVQCTYIENPLDALIPSLKAKKIDVIMSSLSITEKRQQEIAFTDKLYAADSRLVVANASDIQPTLESLKGKRVGVLQGTTQETYGNEHWAPKGIEIVSYQGQENIYADLTAGRIDAAFQDEVAASEGFLKTSVGKDYKFGGPSIKDEKLFGVGTGMGLRKEDNELREALNKAFAEMRADGTYEKLAKKYFDFDVYGG, from the coding sequence ATGAAAAAACTGGTGTTGTCACTTTCTCTGGTGCTGGCGTTTTCCAGCGCTACCGCGGCATTCGCTGCCCTTCCGCAAAAAGTTCGCATCGGCACAGATCCCACTTATGCCCCGTTCGAATCGAAGAATTCGAAAGGTGAACTGGTCGGTTTTGATATCGATCTGGCGAATGAGCTGTGCAAACGTATCAAAGTGCAATGTACCTACATTGAGAACCCACTGGATGCGCTGATCCCCTCGCTGAAAGCGAAAAAAATCGACGTGATCATGTCTTCTCTGTCTATCACCGAAAAACGCCAACAAGAGATTGCCTTCACGGACAAACTCTACGCGGCTGATTCTCGTCTGGTGGTCGCAAACGCCTCTGATATCCAGCCGACACTTGAGTCCCTGAAAGGCAAGCGCGTAGGCGTGTTGCAGGGCACGACTCAGGAAACGTACGGCAATGAACACTGGGCGCCAAAAGGGATCGAAATCGTCTCTTATCAGGGCCAGGAAAATATCTACGCTGACCTGACTGCGGGTCGTATCGACGCTGCGTTCCAGGACGAAGTGGCTGCCAGCGAAGGTTTCCTCAAAACGTCAGTTGGTAAAGACTATAAGTTTGGCGGTCCGTCCATTAAGGACGAAAAACTCTTTGGCGTCGGCACCGGTATGGGTCTGCGTAAAGAAGATAATGAATTGCGTGAAGCGCTGAATAAGGCCTTTGCGGAAATGCGCGCTGACGGAACTTACGAAAAGCTAGCAAAGAAATACTTCGATTTTGATGTATACGGCGGCTAA
- the argT gene encoding lysine/arginine/ornithine ABC transporter substrate-binding protein ArgT gives MKKTVLALSLLVGLSAAASSYAALPQTVRIGTDATYAPFSSKDAKGDFVGFDIDLGNEMCKRMQVKCTWVGSDFDALIPSLKAKKIDAIISSLSITEKRQQEIAFSEKLYAADSRLIAAKGSPIQPTIESLKGKHVGVLQGSTQEGYANADWREKGVDVVAYQNQDLIYSDLAAGRLDAAFQDEVAASEGFLKQPAGKEFAFAGPSVKDKKYFGDGTGIGLRKDDAELKAAFDKAFNELRKDGTYDKLAKKYFDFNVYGD, from the coding sequence ATGAAGAAGACGGTTCTGGCTCTGTCTTTGCTGGTGGGGTTAAGTGCGGCGGCAAGCAGCTATGCAGCACTTCCACAGACAGTTCGTATCGGTACCGACGCAACCTACGCGCCATTCTCGTCGAAAGATGCCAAAGGTGATTTTGTCGGCTTTGATATCGATCTGGGCAATGAGATGTGCAAGCGTATGCAGGTTAAGTGCACTTGGGTGGGCAGTGACTTTGACGCGCTGATCCCCTCGCTGAAAGCCAAAAAAATTGATGCGATTATCTCCTCTCTCTCAATCACCGAAAAACGTCAGCAGGAAATTGCGTTCTCCGAGAAGCTGTACGCTGCGGATTCCCGTCTGATTGCTGCCAAAGGTTCTCCGATCCAGCCGACTATCGAGTCGCTGAAAGGCAAGCATGTGGGCGTGCTGCAAGGCTCCACTCAGGAAGGGTATGCCAACGCTGACTGGCGTGAAAAAGGTGTCGATGTTGTGGCTTACCAGAACCAGGATCTGATCTATTCCGATCTGGCGGCGGGTCGTCTGGATGCGGCATTCCAGGACGAAGTGGCGGCGAGCGAAGGCTTCCTGAAGCAGCCTGCAGGTAAAGAGTTTGCGTTTGCGGGCCCGTCAGTTAAAGACAAAAAATACTTTGGCGACGGCACCGGGATTGGCTTACGTAAAGACGATGCCGAGCTGAAAGCCGCATTCGATAAAGCCTTTAACGAACTGCGCAAAGACGGCACTTACGACAAACTGGCTAAAAAATACTTCGACTTCAACGTCTACGGCGATTAA
- a CDS encoding UbiX family flavin prenyltransferase, translating into MKRLIVGISGASGAIYGVRLLQVLRDVPEVETHLVMSQAARQTLTLETDFSLRDVQALANVVHDARDIAASISSGSYKTAGMVILPCSIKTLSGVVNSYTDTLVTRAADVVLKERRPLVLCVRETPLHLGHLRLMTQAAELGAVIMPPVPAFYHRPQSLDDVINQTVNRVLDQFDIDLPEDLFTRWQGA; encoded by the coding sequence ATGAAACGACTCATCGTAGGGATCTCAGGTGCCAGTGGCGCAATTTACGGCGTACGCCTGCTGCAAGTGCTGCGCGACGTGCCAGAGGTCGAAACCCATCTGGTGATGAGTCAGGCTGCGCGCCAGACTTTGACGCTCGAAACCGATTTTTCTCTGCGCGATGTTCAGGCTCTGGCAAACGTGGTGCACGATGCCCGTGATATCGCCGCCAGCATCTCTTCCGGCTCCTATAAAACGGCTGGCATGGTTATCTTGCCTTGCTCAATCAAGACCCTTTCTGGCGTTGTGAACAGCTATACTGACACGTTGGTGACGCGCGCGGCGGATGTGGTGCTTAAAGAGCGCCGTCCACTGGTGCTGTGCGTACGTGAAACCCCGTTGCATTTGGGGCATTTGCGCTTGATGACGCAGGCAGCCGAACTCGGTGCGGTCATTATGCCGCCGGTCCCGGCGTTTTATCATCGTCCTCAGTCGCTGGATGATGTGATTAACCAGACCGTCAACCGCGTACTCGATCAGTTTGATATCGACCTGCCTGAAGATCTCTTTACCCGCTGGCAGGGCGCGTAA
- the purF gene encoding amidophosphoribosyltransferase — protein sequence MCGIVGIAGFMPVNQSIYDALSVLQHRGQDAAGIITIDANNCFRLRKANGLVNDVFEARHMQRLQGNMGVGHVRYPTAGSSSASEAQPFYVNSPYGITLAHNGNLTNAHELRKKLFEEKRRHINTTSDSEILLNIFASELDNFRHYPLEADNIFAAIAATNRLIRGAYACVAMIIGHGMVAFRDPNGIRPLVLGKRDLGDGRTEYMVASESVALDTLGFEFLRDVAPGEAVYVTEKGQLFTRQCAENPVSNPCLFEYVYFARPDSFIDKISVYSARVNMGTKLGEKIAREWDDLDIDVVIPIPETSCDIALEMARILGKPYRQGFVKNRYVGRTFIMPGQQLRRKSVRRKLNANRAEFRDKNVLLVDDSIVRGTTSEQIIEMAREAGAKKVYLASAAPEIRFPNVYGIDMPTANELIAHGREVDEIRQIIGADGLIFQDLDDLINAVRAENPDIQQFECSVFNGIYVTKDVDQQYLDYLDSLRNDDVKAVQMQNDLESLEMHNEG from the coding sequence ATGTGCGGTATTGTCGGTATCGCCGGTTTCATGCCGGTAAACCAGTCTATTTATGACGCGTTATCGGTGCTTCAGCACCGTGGTCAGGATGCAGCGGGTATCATTACGATTGATGCAAATAACTGCTTCCGTTTACGCAAAGCGAATGGCCTGGTCAACGATGTGTTTGAAGCCCGCCATATGCAGCGCCTGCAAGGCAACATGGGTGTTGGTCACGTTCGTTATCCTACTGCTGGCAGTTCCAGCGCTTCTGAAGCACAGCCTTTTTATGTGAACTCACCGTACGGTATTACGCTTGCCCACAATGGCAATCTGACCAATGCGCATGAGCTACGTAAAAAGCTCTTCGAAGAGAAACGTCGCCACATTAACACCACTTCTGATTCAGAAATCCTGCTCAATATCTTTGCCAGTGAGCTGGATAACTTCCGCCATTATCCGCTGGAAGCAGACAACATTTTTGCCGCGATTGCCGCGACGAATCGCCTGATTCGTGGCGCTTACGCCTGTGTCGCGATGATCATCGGCCACGGTATGGTGGCCTTCCGCGACCCGAACGGTATTCGTCCGCTGGTGCTGGGTAAACGCGATCTGGGTGATGGCCGAACCGAATACATGGTTGCCTCCGAGAGCGTGGCGCTGGACACATTGGGCTTCGAATTCCTGCGCGACGTTGCGCCGGGTGAAGCGGTGTACGTGACCGAAAAAGGCCAGCTGTTTACCCGCCAGTGTGCGGAAAACCCGGTCAGCAATCCGTGCCTGTTTGAATACGTTTACTTCGCACGCCCAGACTCCTTTATCGATAAAATTTCCGTGTACAGTGCGCGCGTAAACATGGGAACCAAACTCGGTGAAAAAATTGCTCGCGAGTGGGACGATCTGGATATCGACGTGGTCATTCCGATTCCGGAAACCTCCTGCGATATCGCGCTGGAAATGGCGCGTATTCTGGGTAAACCGTACCGCCAGGGCTTTGTGAAAAACCGCTACGTTGGTCGTACCTTTATCATGCCGGGTCAGCAGCTGCGCCGTAAATCAGTGCGCCGCAAGCTGAACGCCAACCGCGCTGAGTTCCGTGATAAGAACGTATTGCTGGTGGATGACTCCATCGTGCGTGGCACCACCTCTGAGCAGATTATTGAGATGGCGCGTGAAGCCGGTGCGAAAAAAGTCTACCTGGCCTCTGCAGCACCCGAAATTCGCTTCCCGAATGTGTACGGCATCGATATGCCAACGGCGAACGAACTGATTGCGCATGGTCGTGAAGTCGACGAAATTCGTCAGATAATCGGTGCTGACGGTCTGATTTTCCAGGATCTGGATGATTTGATCAACGCGGTTCGTGCCGAGAACCCGGATATTCAGCAGTTTGAATGTTCCGTGTTTAACGGCATTTACGTGACCAAAGATGTTGATCAGCAATATCTTGATTATCTGGATTCGCTGCGCAATGACGACGTTAAAGCCGTTCAGATGCAAAACGATCTCGAAAGTTTAGAGATGCACAACGAAGGCTAA
- the cvpA gene encoding colicin V production protein, whose amino-acid sequence MVWIDYAIIAVIGFSCLVSLIRGFVREALSLVTWGCAFFVASHYYTYLSVWFTGFEDELVRNGIAIAVLFVATLLVGAIVNYVIGQLVEKTGLSGTDRVLGICFGALRGVLIVAAILFFLDTFTGVSKGEDWQKSQLIPQFSFIIRWFFDYLQSSSSFLPRV is encoded by the coding sequence ATGGTCTGGATTGATTACGCCATCATTGCGGTGATTGGTTTTTCCTGTCTGGTTAGCCTGATCCGTGGCTTTGTTCGTGAAGCGTTATCGCTGGTGACTTGGGGTTGTGCTTTCTTTGTTGCCAGTCATTACTACACGTACCTGTCCGTCTGGTTCACGGGCTTTGAAGATGAACTGGTTCGAAATGGGATCGCCATCGCGGTGCTGTTTGTCGCGACGCTGCTCGTCGGCGCTATCGTCAATTACGTGATAGGTCAACTGGTCGAGAAAACCGGTCTGTCAGGAACGGACAGAGTGTTGGGGATCTGTTTTGGTGCGTTGCGAGGCGTGCTGATTGTGGCCGCGATACTGTTCTTCCTTGATACCTTTACCGGGGTTTCAAAAGGTGAAGACTGGCAGAAATCGCAGTTGATACCACAGTTCAGCTTCATCATCAGATGGTTCTTTGACTATCTGCAAAGCTCGTCGAGTTTCTTGCCCAGGGTCTAA
- the dedD gene encoding cell division protein DedD, whose protein sequence is MASKFQNRLTGTIVLVALGVIILPGLLDGQKKHYQDEFAAIPLVPKPGDRDEPDMLPAATQALPAQPPEGAAEEVRAGDAAAPSLDATRLTGNSSNELDPAAEPVVQPKPVEKAKPVEKPQPKPQRDKASEQIAAATEIPPEKPVQEEKPAPTGKAYVVQLGALKNADKVNEVVGKLRGAGYRVYTSPSTPVQGKITRILVGPDASKDKLKGSLGELKQISGLSGVVMNYSAN, encoded by the coding sequence GTGGCGAGTAAGTTTCAGAACCGTTTGACAGGCACCATTGTGTTGGTTGCGCTGGGAGTGATTATTCTTCCTGGCCTGTTGGATGGGCAAAAAAAACATTATCAGGATGAGTTTGCGGCAATCCCACTGGTGCCAAAACCAGGCGATCGTGATGAACCTGACATGTTACCTGCGGCAACGCAGGCGCTGCCCGCACAGCCGCCAGAAGGTGCCGCAGAAGAAGTGCGCGCCGGAGACGCGGCTGCGCCATCGCTCGATGCTACTCGCTTAACCGGCAATAGCAGTAATGAACTGGATCCTGCTGCAGAACCGGTGGTGCAACCAAAGCCTGTCGAGAAGGCAAAACCTGTCGAAAAACCTCAACCGAAACCGCAGCGTGACAAAGCCAGCGAGCAAATCGCTGCCGCTACGGAAATACCGCCGGAAAAACCGGTCCAGGAAGAAAAACCTGCCCCAACTGGAAAAGCTTATGTTGTGCAGTTGGGCGCGTTGAAAAATGCCGATAAAGTCAATGAAGTCGTGGGTAAATTACGCGGCGCAGGATATCGCGTTTACACTTCACCTTCGACGCCCGTGCAGGGTAAAATTACGCGAATTCTCGTTGGCCCGGATGCCTCAAAAGACAAACTGAAAGGGTCGCTTGGCGAGCTGAAGCAGATTTCCGGTCTGAGCGGTGTGGTAATGAATTACAGTGCGAACTGA
- the folC gene encoding bifunctional tetrahydrofolate synthase/dihydrofolate synthase translates to MENNSIPQATSPLVTWLSYLENLHSKTIDMGLERVSQVASRLHVLKPAPFVFTVAGTNGKGTTCRTLESMLMAAGYKVGVYSSPHLVRYTERVRIQNTELPESAHTASFAEIEAARGEISLSYFEYGTLSALWLFKQAKLDVVILEVGLGGRLDATNMVDADVSVVTSIALDHIDWLGPDRESIGREKAGIFRANKPAVVGEPDMPHTIADVAQEKGALLLRRGVDWQYDVTENDWRFIDAQGVLEHLPFPHVPQPNAATALAAIRASGLNVSEQAIRDGIQNAMLPGRFQIVSESPRLILDVAHNPHAAGYLAERLKSLPKNGRVLAVIGMLHDKDIGGTLACMESVVDCWYCAPLEGPRGATAEQLMEHISAGTAYESVAQAWHAAMADAKPEDTVLVCGSFHTVAHVMEVMDAGRTSGE, encoded by the coding sequence ATGGAAAACAACAGCATTCCCCAAGCCACGTCGCCCCTGGTCACGTGGCTTTCTTATCTGGAAAACCTGCACAGTAAAACCATCGATATGGGGCTTGAACGCGTCAGCCAGGTGGCGTCTCGTCTTCATGTGTTGAAGCCAGCGCCGTTCGTTTTCACCGTGGCTGGCACCAACGGTAAAGGCACCACCTGCCGCACGCTGGAATCCATGCTGATGGCCGCAGGGTATAAGGTCGGCGTGTACAGCTCTCCGCACCTGGTGCGTTACACCGAGCGCGTTCGCATTCAAAATACCGAGTTGCCAGAGTCTGCGCATACCGCCTCTTTTGCTGAAATCGAAGCGGCGCGTGGTGAGATCTCCTTATCTTATTTCGAGTACGGTACGCTCTCGGCGCTGTGGCTGTTTAAGCAGGCGAAGCTGGACGTGGTGATTCTGGAAGTCGGCCTCGGCGGGCGTCTTGATGCCACCAATATGGTTGATGCCGATGTTTCGGTGGTCACCAGCATCGCCCTGGATCATATCGACTGGTTGGGACCGGACCGTGAAAGTATTGGTCGTGAGAAAGCGGGCATTTTCCGTGCGAATAAACCGGCAGTCGTGGGCGAGCCTGATATGCCGCACACCATCGCCGATGTGGCGCAAGAAAAGGGCGCTCTCCTGCTGCGTCGGGGTGTTGACTGGCAGTATGACGTGACGGAAAACGACTGGCGCTTTATTGATGCGCAAGGTGTGCTTGAGCATCTTCCGTTCCCGCATGTCCCTCAGCCCAATGCCGCCACCGCGCTGGCGGCGATTCGAGCGAGCGGGTTGAACGTCAGCGAGCAGGCTATCCGCGACGGTATTCAAAACGCCATGCTTCCGGGACGTTTCCAGATAGTGAGTGAATCACCGCGTTTGATTCTGGATGTTGCACACAACCCGCACGCTGCTGGCTATCTCGCAGAACGCCTTAAATCATTGCCAAAAAACGGGCGCGTTCTGGCGGTTATCGGTATGCTTCATGATAAAGATATTGGCGGTACGCTGGCCTGCATGGAGAGTGTTGTCGATTGCTGGTATTGTGCTCCACTGGAAGGGCCACGCGGTGCGACTGCTGAACAGCTGATGGAACATATCAGTGCAGGAACCGCCTACGAAAGCGTGGCGCAGGCGTGGCATGCGGCGATGGCCGATGCTAAACCTGAAGATACCGTGCTGGTATGTGGATCATTCCATACCGTTGCACATGTCATGGAAGTGATGGACGCGGGGAGAACCAGTGGCGAGTAA
- the accD gene encoding acetyl-CoA carboxylase, carboxyltransferase subunit beta: MSWIERIKSNIAPTRKASIPEGVWTKCDSCGQVLYRAELERNLEVCPKCDHHMRMSARNRLHSLLDEGTMVELGSELEPKDLLKFRDSKKYKDRIASAQKETGEKDALVVMKGTLHEMPVVAAAFEFSFMGGSMGSVVGARFIRAVEQALEDNCPLICFSASGGARMQEALMSLMQMAKTSAALGKMQERGLPYISVLTDPTMGGVSASFAMLGDLNIAEPKALIGFAGPRVIEQTVREKLPPGFQRSEFLIQKGAIDMIVRRPEMRLKLASVLAKLMNLPAPSPDEPRESVVVPDQEPEA, from the coding sequence ATGAGCTGGATTGAACGAATTAAAAGCAACATAGCCCCCACCCGTAAGGCGAGTATTCCTGAAGGGGTGTGGACCAAGTGTGATAGCTGCGGCCAGGTTCTGTACCGCGCTGAGCTGGAACGCAATCTTGAGGTTTGCCCGAAGTGTGACCATCACATGCGTATGTCGGCGCGCAATCGCCTGCATAGCTTGCTGGATGAAGGCACGATGGTAGAGCTGGGCAGTGAACTTGAGCCGAAAGATCTGCTGAAGTTCCGTGACTCCAAGAAATACAAAGACCGTATCGCTTCTGCACAAAAAGAGACTGGCGAGAAAGATGCGCTGGTGGTGATGAAAGGCACTCTGCACGAGATGCCAGTTGTCGCTGCAGCCTTTGAGTTCTCCTTTATGGGTGGCTCGATGGGTTCTGTCGTGGGCGCGCGTTTCATCCGCGCCGTTGAGCAGGCACTGGAAGACAACTGTCCGCTGATCTGCTTCTCCGCCTCAGGTGGCGCACGTATGCAGGAAGCGCTGATGTCCCTGATGCAGATGGCGAAAACCTCTGCGGCACTTGGCAAAATGCAGGAACGCGGTCTGCCGTATATCTCCGTACTGACTGACCCAACCATGGGCGGCGTGTCGGCGAGCTTCGCGATGCTTGGCGATCTGAACATCGCTGAACCGAAAGCGCTGATTGGCTTTGCCGGTCCGCGTGTTATCGAGCAAACCGTACGTGAGAAATTGCCGCCTGGCTTCCAGCGCAGCGAATTCCTCATCCAAAAAGGCGCAATTGATATGATCGTTCGCCGTCCGGAAATGCGCCTGAAATTGGCTAGTGTCCTGGCGAAGCTGATGAATCTCCCTGCGCCGAGCCCGGATGAACCACGCGAAAGCGTCGTTGTACCGGATCAGGAACCCGAAGCCTGA
- a CDS encoding DedA family protein, whose product MDVIHFIIDFILHIDVHLAELVAQYGVWVYAILFLILFCETGLVVTPFLPGDSLLFVAGALSALPTNDLNVHLMVMLMIVAAIIGDAVNYTIGRLFGEKLFSNPDSKIFRRSYLDKTHAFYARHGGKTIILARFVPIVRTFAPFVAGMGHMSYRHFAAYNVIGALLWVLLFTYAGYIFGDLPIVQENLKLLIVAIIVLSVLPGVVEIIRHKRAAAKQAK is encoded by the coding sequence ATGGACGTAATACATTTTATCATCGATTTCATTCTGCATATCGATGTGCATTTGGCAGAACTTGTCGCGCAGTACGGCGTCTGGGTTTATGCCATTCTGTTCCTGATTTTGTTCTGTGAAACCGGCCTAGTGGTGACACCGTTTTTGCCGGGCGATTCACTGCTGTTCGTCGCGGGTGCGCTTTCCGCGCTACCGACCAACGATTTGAATGTGCACCTGATGGTGATGCTCATGATCGTTGCAGCGATTATCGGCGACGCGGTGAATTACACCATTGGACGGCTATTTGGTGAAAAGCTGTTCAGCAATCCAGATTCGAAGATCTTCCGTCGCAGCTATTTAGACAAAACGCACGCGTTCTATGCACGGCATGGGGGCAAGACCATTATCCTGGCGCGTTTTGTCCCGATCGTTCGAACGTTTGCACCTTTTGTGGCGGGAATGGGGCATATGTCCTATCGTCATTTTGCGGCGTATAACGTCATTGGCGCGCTACTGTGGGTTCTGCTGTTTACCTATGCAGGCTACATCTTTGGCGATCTGCCGATCGTGCAGGAAAATCTTAAGTTATTGATTGTTGCTATCATTGTGCTCTCGGTTCTGCCGGGTGTGGTCGAAATCATTCGACACAAACGAGCAGCAGCAAAGCAAGCGAAGTAA
- the truA gene encoding tRNA pseudouridine(38-40) synthase TruA, with protein sequence MSEVELKPVHRIALGIEYDGSKYYGWQRQNEVRSVQEKLEKALSQVANQPIAVCCAGRTDAGVHGTGQVVHFETTSVRKDAAWTLGVNANLPGDIAVRWVKDVPDDFHARFSATARRYRYIIYNQRLRPAVLGQGVTHFYEPLDAERMQRAAQSLIGENDFTSFRAVQCQSRTPWRNVMHINVSRYGAYVVVDIKANAFVHHMVRNIVGSLMEVGAGHQPESWIAELLAAKDRTLAAATAKAEGLYLVSVDYPERFDLPKPPMGPLFLAD encoded by the coding sequence ATGTCGGAAGTGGAACTCAAGCCAGTTCATAGAATTGCCCTTGGAATTGAGTACGATGGCAGTAAATACTATGGCTGGCAGCGTCAAAATGAAGTGCGTAGCGTTCAGGAAAAACTGGAGAAAGCGCTCTCTCAGGTGGCGAATCAACCGATCGCCGTCTGTTGCGCGGGTCGGACTGATGCCGGCGTGCACGGTACCGGACAGGTTGTGCATTTTGAAACCACGTCGGTGCGTAAAGACGCTGCATGGACGCTAGGCGTAAATGCGAATTTACCTGGTGACATCGCCGTGCGCTGGGTAAAAGATGTGCCGGATGATTTTCACGCGCGTTTCAGCGCCACGGCGCGTCGCTATCGCTACATCATCTACAATCAGCGCCTTCGCCCGGCGGTACTTGGGCAAGGTGTGACGCACTTTTACGAGCCTTTGGATGCGGAGCGTATGCAACGTGCAGCGCAATCGCTGATTGGTGAAAATGACTTTACCTCGTTTCGCGCGGTGCAGTGCCAGTCGCGCACGCCGTGGCGAAACGTGATGCACATAAACGTCAGCCGTTATGGCGCGTATGTGGTGGTGGATATCAAAGCAAATGCCTTTGTACATCATATGGTGCGGAATATCGTTGGCAGCCTGATGGAAGTAGGCGCCGGACACCAGCCGGAGAGCTGGATTGCAGAACTGCTGGCAGCGAAGGACAGAACGCTTGCGGCAGCAACGGCGAAAGCGGAAGGCTTGTATCTGGTTTCTGTTGATTATCCAGAACGTTTTGACCTTCCAAAACCGCCAATGGGCCCGCTGTTTTTAGCGGACTAA
- a CDS encoding aspartate-semialdehyde dehydrogenase, with protein MSEGWNIAVLGATGAVGEALLETLAERQFPVGEIFALARAESAGEGLRYEGKTVRVQDVAQFDWSQAQLAFFAAGAEASAAYADEAANAGCLVIDLSGHFALEPDVPLVVPDVNPFVLADYRNRNIIAVPDSLTSQLLTALKPLIDDGGLSRISVTNLLSVSARGKKAVDALAGQSAKLLNGIPVDEDDFFGRQLAFNMMPILPDREGSVREERRIVEETRKVMQDEGLIVSVSCVQSPVFYGHAQMVSFEALRPLAADEAREAFERCDDISLSDETDFPTQVGDATGSAHLSVACVRNNYGVPGEVQFWSVADNVRFGGALMAVKIAEKLVQEYLY; from the coding sequence ATGTCTGAAGGCTGGAATATTGCCGTACTGGGTGCCACTGGCGCTGTGGGCGAAGCCCTGCTCGAAACACTTGCGGAGCGTCAGTTCCCGGTGGGAGAAATTTTTGCACTGGCGCGCGCAGAAAGCGCGGGCGAAGGGCTGCGTTATGAAGGAAAAACGGTGCGCGTTCAGGATGTCGCACAGTTTGACTGGTCGCAAGCCCAACTGGCGTTCTTTGCCGCGGGCGCAGAGGCATCAGCTGCTTATGCCGACGAAGCCGCCAACGCGGGATGTTTAGTTATCGATCTGAGCGGTCATTTTGCGCTGGAGCCTGACGTTCCATTGGTCGTGCCGGACGTAAACCCGTTTGTGCTGGCTGATTACCGCAATCGCAATATTATCGCCGTACCGGATAGCCTGACCAGCCAGCTCCTGACTGCGCTCAAACCGCTGATCGACGATGGCGGTTTATCGCGTATTTCGGTGACCAACCTGCTTTCTGTCTCCGCGCGCGGCAAAAAAGCCGTCGACGCGTTAGCCGGGCAGAGTGCGAAACTCCTGAACGGTATTCCGGTTGATGAGGATGATTTTTTTGGCCGTCAACTGGCGTTCAATATGATGCCAATCCTGCCGGATCGCGAAGGTAGCGTGCGCGAAGAACGTCGTATCGTTGAAGAGACCCGTAAAGTGATGCAGGACGAAGGCCTGATAGTTTCCGTCAGTTGCGTGCAGTCGCCTGTGTTTTACGGTCATGCGCAGATGGTGAGCTTTGAAGCGCTGCGCCCGCTGGCCGCCGACGAAGCCCGCGAAGCATTTGAACGCTGCGATGATATCTCCCTTAGCGATGAAACCGATTTCCCAACTCAGGTGGGGGATGCAACAGGCAGTGCACATCTTTCCGTCGCCTGCGTGCGTAATAACTACGGCGTGCCAGGCGAAGTACAGTTCTGGTCGGTTGCCGATAACGTTCGTTTTGGTGGCGCGCTAATGGCCGTCAAAATCGCTGAGAAACTGGTGCAGGAGTATCTGTACTGA